From the genome of Aspergillus oryzae RIB40 DNA, chromosome 4:
TGGCAATCGTCAACGATTTTCCCAGATTTTCGACCAGATTCCTCTGCAACAAAGCTGTTCAAATTTTCTGTATTATGTACTCATTTCTTACTGTTATAAGGTCAGAGTTTTGTGCCTGCTTTTTATAGAGTTCAGGTACCTATATCATCAATTTTATCTATAGCATGCATCGCATACTATCAATCATTCGACCATATGTCGCACGCTCCATGCATTTTTGGGGATATTCTCATGAGGCCATTCGTAAAGTCTATCTTTGTACACGTACAAAGTTTAATTATTGCTCTTCAGTACTGCTCCTAGAAGAACTCCCTCTTCCATTCTGCTTCATCCGGTTCTGCTTCATAGCCCATCCAGTCATCTCTGGGTTCGCCGGGTCAATGCGCGGCGCACTCATCTTATCCAGATAGTCCTCACTATCGATAGCCGATTCCAATTGTGGTAGATTTTCTAAATCTTGGTGCATCATGTAGCTTTCATATACTTGCCATGACTCCTCAGTCTTAGAGTACCTCGAATCAGCAGAGCCTCTTGGAAGAAACGAACCCATCACGGAACAAATACTCACCTCGGCATCGACCCAATCATAGCTaccccatttctcctcctgcattttcttcaagagatcCAGATTGCCAGCCAACTGACTCGCctggtcatcttcagccgCTTTAACCTTGATATCAATCGCGCGAGCCTCATTCCCAccaccctcatcatcatcctttttctttcccttccccttgGCGGGAAGCTCATCTAACGCATCaaggtgatgaagatgaggatgcaCCTGCACAACCGCTGAAACAGGCGACAGATGAAGATTATCTATAACCATCATTAGCACCCACCTGCAAGACCAGCAAAGAAGCCTAGCGCAGCAACTCACTCCCCCGGAAAGCAGCCAACATATAAACTGGATCTCCCTCCTCAGGAATCTTAATGCGACCGCCCAACGTCTGCACCCGTAATAAAGAAGCCGAGTCTCCATTTCCCATGCCGCCCATTTCCACATCCCCACCGGCTTCCATCTTCACCTTATTCCCGCTAGCAAGGGAGCCGCCGCTGAAACCACCCGCCATGCCGAATGCGCCGCCCTCTTGCGAGCTGCGACTTTTCTTCAGCGCATCGCCGTACTTCAGACCTTTATTCACGTCATAGTTCATGCGGGTGTTGATCGGGACGTCGACTTCGACAAGCCCGGTTTTCGGTTTTAGGCGGAAACTGGTGGGCTTTTGGCCGTGGCGGTCGTCATAGGGGTAGTCTGGTAGTCGGTCGAGATATTGGAGGACGTAACGAGAGATTTCGGAGTCTGTGAGATAGACGTCGTAGGATGCGATGACGGGGTCTGAGGAGTCCATGGTGTGGATATGGGGCTTTGGGCAATGAATGGATCGGCCGACTAAGGTCGTATCATTGGATGGATAATATTTGTTAGAATTGAACAGGAGCGCAGTAAATCGTGCGCAATTGActgcttttctcttcaatttTTTCCATATCGGGGCGGCGGGGAAGTGATAAGGGTAGAAAAGTGGAGCACACCGCCTTCCATTCTAATGACTTATATAAGGGAACCTATAAATGATGTCTCTTACTCTCTAAGAGGACGGCACTATATAGTCGGGAAGTATGGCATGAGTCCTTTCATGGCTAAGCCCAAATGGATATTATGCAATTATAACGTAGCACGTAAAAGTTAATGGCTGTTACTGGCGTCAATAATTTCCCACAGTAGTACATGAAGATTTATGGAATTGGACTGATCCAAGTCAAATGCTTTTGGACGTGAGCGTATACAGGCATACACAGAAGCAAGCAACGATGGCAACAACTCAAACTAACTACATCAAAAATTCATGGCTCACAAGGCAATGGTGGAATCTAAAACAATGCAACTGACGTAGTTAAAGATGGTCATGACAATCAAAGCGAAGCACAACATAACTCAAAGCAATTTATTTACCCTCTTTTTATTCCAGATTCTAATTCTTTactcgtcatcttcgtcttcggcaaCCTGTTTTATGTCGTTAGGTGGGAGGCCTGAATATGTGTGATAACGAGGATTAACTTACTCCTTCATGGAAGTTGCGTCCATCAGTAGTTTCCTTGATAACGCCAGCACGAATACACCAGTCTCCGAACCTCTCAGGCTCTTCGCCATCTGTATTGCGCTCAAGTGCGTACCGCTTGAGGAGACccttcatgatatccaaaatctcatcctccttgataGAGGAGCGATACAACTTGTTTAGACGTTGTCCGTGGTAGCCACCGCCGAGGTACATGTTGTAGGCACCGTACGCTTTACCGACGAAGGCAGCT
Proteins encoded in this window:
- a CDS encoding uncharacterized protein (predicted protein), which codes for MDSSDPVIASYDVYLTDSEISRYVLQYLDRLPDYPYDDRHGQKPTSFRLKPKTGLVEVDVPINTRMNYDVNKGLKYGDALKKSRSSQEGGAFGMAGGFSGGSLASGNKVKMEAGGDVEMGGMGNGDSASLLRVQTLGGRIKIPEEGDPVYMLAAFRGNNLHLSPVSAVVQVHPHLHHLDALDELPAKGKGKKKDDDEGGGNEARAIDIKVKAAEDDQASQLAGNLDLLKKMQEEKWGSYDWVDAEVSICSVMGSFLPRGSADSRYSKTEESWQVYESYMMHQDLENLPQLESAIDSEDYLDKMSAPRIDPANPEMTGWAMKQNRMKQNGRGSSSRSSTEEQ